From the genome of Impatiens glandulifera chromosome 9, dImpGla2.1, whole genome shotgun sequence, one region includes:
- the LOC124916356 gene encoding GDSL esterase/lipase At5g45960-like: MVSVFSPKKQFCSISIILVLLSFSLLPESSAAEKASAIFIFGDSTVDPGNNNFIPTIFRANFIPYGIDFPNHVPTGRFTNGKMSTDFLASYVGIKEFVPPYLDPSLSIDELMTGVSFASAGTGFDPLTSHLGNLIGVGKQLEYFNEYQKRIEYAIGKEKTKEIVENAVYIVSAGTNDFVLNYFSIPIRKHKYTIPAYMDFILFQVHQFIQGLMEQGARKIGFLGLPPMGCLPAVITLNSVIPISHRGCIDFFSSVAIQYNQKLQMKLNELQMIRLSDIHPKIVYMDVFNPFLHIINNGQEYNFTDVNLGCCGTGLLETSLLCNQGSYVCPDASKFMFWDSIHPTEKAYYLMFKAVQPAVDYLLKD; encoded by the exons ATGGTGTCTGTCTTCTCTCCCAAGAAGCAGTTCTGTTCCATATCTATAATCCTAGttcttctctctttctctttgttACCGGAGTCGTCGGCGGCGGAGAAAGCGTCGGCGATTTTTATCTTCGGAGACTCAACTGTAGATCCAGGAAATAATAACTTCATTCCCACCATTTTTAGGGCCAACTTTATTCCTTATGGCATAGATTTTCCCAACCATGTTCCCACCGGGAGGTTCACTAATGGAAAAATGTCTACCGACTTCttag CTAGCTACGTGGGGATTAAGGAATTTGTGCCACCATATTTAGACCCATCATTGAGTATAGATGAGCTAATGACAGGAGTTAGTTTCGCCTCGGCCGGCACCGGTTTTGACCCGCTCACGTCGCATCTAGGG AATTTGATAGGAGTGGGGAAACAGTTAGAATACTTCAATGAGTACCAAAAGAGAATTGAGTATGCGATTGGGAAGGAGAAAACGAAGGAAATAGTGGAGAATGCAGTCTACATTGTTAGCGCCGGCACTAACGATTTTGTTCTTAACTATTTCTCGATTCCAATTCGCAAACACAAATATACAATCCCAGCTTACATGGACTTTATATTGTTTCAAGTTCACCAATTCATACAG GGTTTGATGGAGCAAGGGGCTAGAAAGATTGGATTTCTCGGTTTGCCTCCAATGGGATGTTTACCTGCGGTCATCACCTTGAATTCCGTAATACCCATCTCCCATCGAGGCTGCATTGATTTTTTCTCATCGGTCGCCATTCAATACAACCAAAAGCTTCAAATGAAGTTGAATGAACTGCAAATGATTAGATTGAGCGACATTCATCCTAAGATTGTTTACATGGATGTGTTTAACCCATTTCTTCATATTATCAACAACGGTCAAGAATaca ATTTCACGGATGTAAACCTTGGATGTTGCGGGACTGGGTTGTTGGAGACATCTTTGTTGTGTAACCAAGGGTCGTATGTGTGTCCGGATGCATCTAAATTCATGTTTTGGGATTCAATTCATCCGACCGAGAAGGCTTACTATTTAATGTTTAAAGCTGTTCAACCTGCCGTCGATTACCTTCTCAAGGACTGA
- the LOC124915479 gene encoding GDSL esterase/lipase At5g45960-like produces MTNNNNNNIVSSHSRIIFLWKKFTLILIIALAVDHPMQMMMSTTEAAAASLENINRKPSAIFVFGDSTVDAGNNNFIPTLFKSNFPPYGRDFDFHLPTGRFTNGKLVTDHIASYVGIKELVPPYLDPMLSLEDLLTGVCFASAGTGYDPLTAQLDSVISMEKQLEYLREYKGRIEKVIGKKETQDLIGNAIFVISCGTNDFVVNYFGFPIRQKYFSLDSYQQFLIQQLHLFLKELWLAGAKKIVVVGLPPMGCLPSVISLHSIDPFSEHRECIDMYSSAAQSYNFLLQKMLKASNLQNHDGRIVSYVDIYTPLNNIIQSHNKFGIEVADRGCCGTGLIEASVLCNSKTPTCPDATKYAFWDGIHPTDRSYYLIFQSLIPTIDAILQSTN; encoded by the exons atgactaataataataataataatattgtttcttctcactctagaattatTTTCCTATGGAAGAAGTTTACCTTAATATTGATTATTGCCCTAGCTGTTGATCATCCCATGCAGATGATGATGAGTACTACTGAAGCAGCTGCAGCTTCCTTAGAGAATATTAATCGAAAGCCGTCGGCTATTTTTGTTTTCGGAGACTCCACCGTTGACGCCGGCAACAACAATTTCATTCCGACCTTATTCAAGAGCAATTTCCCGCCTTATGGTCGCGACTTTGATTTTCATCTCCCCACCGGAAGGTTCACAAATGGAAAGCTCGTCACCGATCATATTG CTTCATACGTTGGAATAAAAGAGCTGGTCCCGCCTTATTTAGACCCAATGCTTAGCCTGGAAGACCTGCTCACCGGCGTCTGTTTTGCGTCGGCTGGGACCGGATACGATCCCCTCACAGCACAACTTGAT AGTGTTATATCGATGGAAAAACAATTGGAATACTTGAGGGAATACAAAGGAAGAATAGAAAAGGTGATTGGGAAGAAGGAAACGCAAGATCTGATTGGTAACGCAATATTTGTTATAAGCTGCGGCACCAACGATTTCGTTGTAAATTACTTTGGATTCCCAATTCGACAAAAATACTTCTCTCTCGACTCTTATCAACAATTCTTGATCCAACAACTCCATCTCTTCCTTAag GAATTATGGCTTGCGGGAGCAAAGAAAATTGTGGTGGTCGGGTTACCACCCATGGGCTGCTTACCAAGTGTAATTTCTCTCCATTCAATCGACCCTTTCAGCGAACATCGCGAATGCATCGACATGTATTCAAGTGCGGCACAAAGTTACAATTTCTTACTTCAAAAGATGTTGAAAGCTTCGAACTTGCAAAATCATGATGGGCGAATTGTAAGTTATGTGGACATCTATACACCGCTCAACAACATCATTCAATCACATAACAAATTtg GTATTGAAGTTGCCGACAGAGGTTGTTGTGGGACGGGTCTAATAGAAGCTTCGGTTTTATGCAATTCGAAAACACCCACTTGCCCTGATGCCACAAAGTATGCATTTTGGGATGGAATACATCCCACTGATAGATCTTATTACCTCATTTTTCAGTCTCTTATCCCCACCATTGATGCTATCCTTCAAAGTACCAACTAG